One Streptomyces umbrinus genomic window, TCCTGGATGCTCGGCTTCATCCGGGCTGTGGCCCTGCGGATCGGAGAAGCCGAACGTGCGGCCCGTGAGGACAGCGAGCGCGAACGCGCCGAGGCCGCCGCGACGGACACTTCCGTGCAGGGCCGCAGTGTGGCACTCGTCCTCGCCGACCGGACCACCGAGGTCGAGACCGAGGTCGCCTCCCGCTACCCGAAACTGGGCAAGGTACGGCGTACGCGCTTCACCGGCAGCGGATACCGGCAGGGGCACGTGGACGGGCAGCAGGCTGACATCGGAGGCCTCGCCCTGGACGACGAGAACGAGGAGTGGGACGAGCTCACCGCCTGATCGTCATCGTCGTGGCGGTAGCGGGGCTTGGGCGGAGGCCAGTGCTGACCGGATCCACGTGGTCGCGGAGTCGGGAAGCGCATGGGTGTTGATGCCGAGGACGTCGATGATGCCGAGTCCGCCTCGCGGGCCTTCGACCTGGAGGGTGCGGCGGGCGTGTCCGCCGGGCTGGGGATGGATGATCACGGCCCTCGAGGCGTCGCTGGGGGCGTAGCCGACGCTGTAGGTGAGGAGTTGGTGGATGTCGGCGGCACTGATGCTGTGGCGGTCGTAGCGCTTGTACTTCGCGTCCACCGGCAGCAGCGTGCGTTGGACCGCGTCACGCCGGGGAAGGCTGAGCAGGAGATCGGGTCGGAAGGTCGAGGTGCTGCCGAGGTCTCCACGTACGGTGATCGCCCCCCGGCCGCTGCTGGCAACGGCGTGCCCACCGTGCAGAGAACCGGCCTCGGTTGCCAGTCGGCGAACGACCGCCTCCCAGAGCGCGGGCATGGCCAGCAGCAGGCCGTCCGCCGTGGTGCCGTGGTCGGTGAGAAGGTCGGTCACGCCTCCGCCGCGCAGCAAGAGGCGGGCCCAGGTGTGGGCGGCAAGGTAGCGGGCGTTCAGACGCGTGTATTGGGTGCGGTCTAGAGCGCGCAGCGCCGCGGTCGGGTTGGGCGCGCACGGAAAGGCGATGGCGATTCCGTGGAGGTCGCGGGCCAGGTCGGAGCCGGCGGCCAGGCTGAGCGCGACTCTCAGCGCGCTTCCCAGGACGCGGTTGTCCCAGTTGTCCGGCTCCCGGTCGAAGGTACGGACGTGTAGCTGGTCCAGTTGCCCGTAGCGGCGGGTGACCTGGGAGGAAGCGTCCAGACGCCCCCGGAGCACCGGTTCGAGACTCTGGCGGCGCACGTAGTCCCGGCGCAGCCCCTCCCGCAGCAGCTTCTCGCACTCCCCGAGAAGGGCGGCGGCCACCAGGTCGGCGTAGCCGTCCGGGCCGGTGGCCCACCGTCTGGCGGTCGCCGGGACGGGCGTGCCG contains:
- a CDS encoding McrC family protein; the protein is MPDRTEVRLGEYESAQLGFEQLTPSDIDRLGALQARGCLTLSPDRTGWRLKADGTVGILVLDRVRLIVEPKFAIPGEQLMSWLAYALGTPVPATARRWATGPDGYADLVAAALLGECEKLLREGLRRDYVRRQSLEPVLRGRLDASSQVTRRYGQLDQLHVRTFDREPDNWDNRVLGSALRVALSLAAGSDLARDLHGIAIAFPCAPNPTAALRALDRTQYTRLNARYLAAHTWARLLLRGGGVTDLLTDHGTTADGLLLAMPALWEAVVRRLATEAGSLHGGHAVASSGRGAITVRGDLGSTSTFRPDLLLSLPRRDAVQRTLLPVDAKYKRYDRHSISAADIHQLLTYSVGYAPSDASRAVIIHPQPGGHARRTLQVEGPRGGLGIIDVLGINTHALPDSATTWIRSALASAQAPLPPRR